A region from the Capra hircus breed San Clemente chromosome X unlocalized genomic scaffold, ASM170441v1, whole genome shotgun sequence genome encodes:
- the SERPINA7 gene encoding thyroxine-binding globulin: protein MCYYLPSKMPLFFSLVLLILGLHCAPPNSCEGKITSCLSPQQNATLYKMSSINADFAFNLYRRVTVETPDQNIFFSPVSISAGLAVLSLGACSSTQTQILESLGFNLTDTPMAEIQQGFQHLICSLNFPKKELELQMGNALFIGKQLKPLEKFLDDVKKLYETEVFSTDFSNVSAAQQEINSHVERQTKGKIVGLIQDLKPNTITVLVNYLCFKAQWANPFDPSKTEEGSSFLVDKTTTVQVPMMHQVDQYYHLVDTELNCTVLQMDYSKNALALFVLPKEGQMEGVEGAMSSKILKKWNRLLQKGWVNLFVPKFSISATYDLGGILLKMGIQDAFADNADFSGLTKDNGLKVSNVAHKAMFYIGEKGTEASPEVRFLNQPETTLLHPIIQFDRSFLLLILEKNTRSILFLGKVVDPTEV, encoded by the exons ATGTGCT ATTACCTTCCTTCCAAAATGCCACTGTTCTTCTCTCTGGTTCTCTTGATACTTGGGCTTCATTGTGCACCACCTAACAGCTGTGAAGGCAAAATAACCTCCTGCCTTTCCCCCCAACAAAATGCCACTCTCTATAAGATGTCATCTATCAATGCTGACTTTGCATTCAACCTGTACCGGAGGGtcactgtggagactccagatcAGAACATCTTCTTTTCCCCTGTGAGCATCTCTGCAGGACTGGCCGTGCTCTCCCTTGGGGCCTGCTCCAGcacccaaacccaaatcctggAAAGCTTGGGATTCAACCTTACAGACACCCCAATGGCAGAGATTCAGCAGGGCTTCCAGCACCTGATCTGTTCACTGAATTTTCCAAAGAAGGAGCTGGAATTACAGATGGGAAATGCCCTTTTCATTGGGAAGCAGCTGAAACCACTGGAAAAGTTCTTGGATGATGTCAAGAAACTCTATGAGACTGAAGTCTTTTCTACCGACTTCTCCAATGTTTCTGCAGCCCAGCAGGAGATCAATAGTCATGTGGAGAGGCAAACCAAAGGGAAAATTGTGGGCCTCATCCAAGACCTCAAACCAAACACCATCACAGTCCTGGTGAACTATCTTTGCTTTAAAG CCCAGTGGGCAAATCCTTTTGATCCATCCAAGACAGAAGAGGGTTCCAGCTTCTTAGTGGACAAGACCACAACAGTGCAAGTGCCCATGATGCACCAGGTGGATCAATACTATCACCTGGTGGATACAGAGCTGAACTGCACCGTGCTGCAAATGGACTACAGCAAGAATGCTCTGGCGCTTTTTGTCCTTCCCAAGGAGGGCCAGATGGAGGGGGTGGAAGGGGCCATGTCATCGAAAATACTGAAGAAGTGGAACCGCTTACTGCAGAAGGG GTGGGTTAACTTATTTGTTCCAAAGTTTTCCATTTCTGCCACATATGACCTTGGAGGCATCCTTCTGAAGATGGGCATCCAGGATGCTTTTGCTGACAATGCTGATTTTTCTGGACTCACAAAGGACAATGGTCTTAAAGTTTCCAAT GTTGCCCACAAGGCTATGTTTTACATTGGTGAAAAGGGAACTGAAGCCAGTCCTGAAGTCAGATTCCTGAATCAGCCTGAGACAACTCTTCTTCATCCTATCATCCAATTCGATAGATCTTTCCTGTTGTTGATATTGGAGAAAAACACTAGGAGTATTCTCTTTCTAGGGAAAGTTGTGGACCCAACGGAAGTGTAG